GGTTTGGCTCGCACCAATATACATAAGAAAAACAGGCGCATCTCTATGGGAACCTTCAGGTTAGGAAACTCCTCTCTTGTTGAAATAGTTCCTTTGATTTCTGATCTCGTATTCTTTGATTAATTCTAAATGTGTCGGTCGTAAATGCTGGTTTAAAGCAGTATAAGATCACTAATTATGAGGTTTCTTGGGAAGATTCTGTATCCTATTCTCTGGAACGTCAATCTTAAAGTCACAAGGTGAATCTAAAACAAACTCTGTTCTTGCTAACTTTCACTTGACTTATGGTCTCCAGAGACGTGCAGAAGTATCTGTTTGCCTTACaggcaatttattattttttaatgtttggcCGTTGAGACGTGACCTTTGAGATTCTAAGTCGTTTGCCGTGAGGCATCTAACTTGGTCATCTTGTCACAATATTGAAAAGTCTCCGCATGTCCGTTTCATTCAGGTACCTCGATCCTCCTCACATCACTATCCCGCCAGGTGCCTGGCGTCCTGGCGCTATTCACCAAAGAAACGTCAACCTCGTTGCTGTGATCATAGAGAGACCTGAAAGAGGCTAAAGTTTGATGGCTGTGTTTTTCATGGAATTGGTGTTGGTGCTGAAGTGCACCGTACGCAGTTGCCGGGTGAGCAGTTAGGAAGGGATGATGCGATGTAGAAGAAGCGGAGCATGAGGATCATGAAAGTGCAGGAGTAATCGATGGCAATGCGGCAAGATGGCGGATGTCAAAACCATACAGTTGGATGAGAGGATGAGGTGCAAGTGTCGGCAGTGGGTGAAGACTGATTTGAAGTTTGTGCTTCCATTAAACTGAAATAGTTCTTTGCTCGGTGTTGCTGCATATGAAGTTCCTTGTATTAGGCCATTACTTGGGTGGCTATCTTGTGTAGTATAGAGAATTTGTGTGGATCATTGCTTTATTTGAATGGATGAACCCTATTGACTGTTGATGGCCATCTTGCCAATTCTTTGAAGAATTGGGTTCACCTTGATACAACAATTAGCAATGAATTAATCGCTCACTGCTTGGGAGAAAATACCAATTGACCCATAGAGTTAAGGTGTGCACTTGACAATATAGATTAAACTTTGGTACAAGTATGGCTAATGCCGTACCTCAATAGTCTTAAAACATGAGTAAACACCATGATTAACAAGTGCAAAAAAATATCGCATCACCATATGTCCTTGTTCAATAGTGATAGCACAAGTCATTTCCAAATCTTCACAGACGGAAGAGGCGAGGCCAATAGGTGGATTTAACCATTTCAACATACAAGGGAAGCTGTAGTAGTGCAGACAATATGGCAGGGATGACCACCAACAAAGTAATGGGGATGTAAATCCACTTCCATCGTTCTCTTAGGACAATCACAAGAGCAGAACCAAAAGCCACGCTTatgaagaggaaagagaggaagagaaaagtgaggcccagtatcatttttcttggtagtgaatgaagaaaatattctgCGGCATAGCGTGAGGTTAGGATAGCCAAGAACATCGACGTGGCAGTgacagaggagaagagagatAAAGCGTTTGCAACGGTAAATACCAAGAATGAGTCCCTTTTTAGAAAGACCGGGTTACCCCTATCGTTGCTTCCAGGTATTGTAAAAGCTGCAGCAAAAGCTACTGTAAAGATGAGGGTTGATATGACGCTACAAGATGATGACGTATCCTTCATCCATTGCCCCGCCTCTTTGACCAAATCTTTTCGCTGTTCTACAAAAACTCCCCAGTATGTCTTCCcgctcctttcttttgtttctttcaattccaGACTTTTAGAAGGACTGCTCTTATCTTCTTTTACCTTCATCGATCAACGCAAATGTAAATTAAAGAGCGAAAAGGGTAGCAAAACAAATAAGGTGAACTGACCTCAAATTTTAGACTTTTTATCAAAGGAGGACTCTTATCTTCCAGCACCTTCAGAAAATAAAGGACGCCTATCAATGCGATTGTAAGTAAATTAAAGAGTGGCAAGCAAATATGGTGAACCAACCTCAAACCATTGAAGTTCCCTTTGCATAAGAAAAGCTGCTCCAGAAACATCTGCTGGTACATATCCTGGGACCATTCTACTACCGCCGCCATCAGGTCGCAGCCTCCGAATATCGTACCTCAAATTTGGGATTGTGTTGTATCCATTCATTAGTCTAAATAACTCAACATGCCTTCCCTTCACAATTTCTTTCATCAGTTCTTTTGTGAATTGTTTATTCCACATCAACTCCGGAGAATGCTCAAGACATAACTTGACTATTTCAGAGATTCCGCTAGATGCAGCATCAAGGACAATGGTCGAAGTCAATTTGAGTATTTCAGGTGCTTTCATACGAGCCTTCCTCTCGTTTAAAGTTAGTTTTGCTAACTCAAGCAAGCATTCGTGGCTTACTTTCAATTCTCCAATCCTTTTGATAAAAGGTGCTGCACAAACATCGATA
The sequence above is drawn from the Eucalyptus grandis isolate ANBG69807.140 chromosome 11, ASM1654582v1, whole genome shotgun sequence genome and encodes:
- the LOC104440377 gene encoding ankyrin repeat-containing protein ITN1, which codes for MVPGYVPADVSGAAFLMQRELQWFEVLEDKSPPLIKSLKFEVKEDKSSPSKSLELKETKERSGKTYWGVFVEQRKDLVKEAGQWMKDTSSSCSVISTLIFTVAFAAAFTIPGSNDRGNPVFLKRDSFLVFTVANALSLFSSVTATSMFLAILTSRYAAEYFLHSLPRKMILGLTFLFLSFLFISVAFGSALVIVLRERWKWIYIPITLLVVIPAILSALLQLPLYVEMVKSTYWPRLFRL